A part of Chiloscyllium punctatum isolate Juve2018m chromosome 27, sChiPun1.3, whole genome shotgun sequence genomic DNA contains:
- the LOC140453400 gene encoding tRNA selenocysteine 1-associated protein 1-like isoform X2: protein MSRSLWMGDLENYMDENFISRAFATMGETVISVKIIRNRVTGTPAGYCFVEFADQAAAERCLLKINGKKLPGASPPRRFKLNYATYGKQPDNSPEYSLFVGDLTPEVDDGMLYEFFVEKYPTCRGGKVVLDNLGNSKGYGFVKFSDETEQKRALSECQGAIGVGGKALRLSVAIPKTNRVVKPPDYSQTYTYNYNQYYQPYQNYYTQWGYDQYTGSYSYSYQQYGYTQSTMQNYEEVGDDALEDPVPHLDIDEANAQFMEQSEEFYDALMNCHWQPLDSVASDIPASAIA from the exons ATGTCGCGGAGCCTGTGGATGGGTGAT TTGGAAAACTACATGGATGAAAATTTTATCTCAAGAGCATTTGCCACAATGGGTGAAACTGTAATAAGTGTAAAAATTATTCGTAATCGAGTGACTGG gaCGCCAGCAGGTTACTGCTTTGTTGAGTTCGCAGACCAGGCTGCTGCAGAGCGATGTCTTCTTAAGATTAATGGGAAAAAACTTCCAGGTGCTTCACCT CCCAGAAGATTTAAACTTAACTATGCCACTTATGGAAAACAACCAGACAACAG TCCTGAATACTCACTGTTTGTTGGAGACCTTACGCCAGAAGTGGACGATGGAATGCTTTACGAATTTTTTGTTGAGAAGTACCCTACGTGTAGAGGAGGAAAAGTGGTTTTGGACAATCTGGGAAACTCCAA AGGTTATGGCTTTGTGAAGTTCTCTGATGAAACTGAACAGAAACGAGCACTTTCTGAGTGTCAAGGTGCAATTGGTGTCGGAGGGAAAGCTTTAAGGCTGAGTGTGGCAATACCAAAAAC CAATCGTGTAGTGAAGCCACCAGACTACAGTCAGACATATACCTACAACTATAACCAGTATTACCAGCCATACCAGAACTACTACACTCAGTGGGGGTATGATCAGTACACTGGGAGTTATAGCTACAGCTACCAACAGTATGGCTATACGCAAAGTACAATGCAG AATTATGAAGAAGTAGGAGATGATGCTTTGGAAG ATCCAGTTCCTCATTTGGATATCGATGAAGCAAATGCACAGTtcatggaacagagtgaggagtTCTATGATGCCTTAATGAATTGCCATTGGCAGCCGTTGGACAGTGTTGCATCTGACATCCCTGCTTCGGCCATAGCCTAG
- the LOC140453400 gene encoding tRNA selenocysteine 1-associated protein 1-like isoform X1 gives MSRSLWMGDLENYMDENFISRAFATMGETVISVKIIRNRVTGTPAGYCFVEFADQAAAERCLLKINGKKLPGASPQPRRFKLNYATYGKQPDNSPEYSLFVGDLTPEVDDGMLYEFFVEKYPTCRGGKVVLDNLGNSKGYGFVKFSDETEQKRALSECQGAIGVGGKALRLSVAIPKTNRVVKPPDYSQTYTYNYNQYYQPYQNYYTQWGYDQYTGSYSYSYQQYGYTQSTMQNYEEVGDDALEDPVPHLDIDEANAQFMEQSEEFYDALMNCHWQPLDSVASDIPASAIA, from the exons ATGTCGCGGAGCCTGTGGATGGGTGAT TTGGAAAACTACATGGATGAAAATTTTATCTCAAGAGCATTTGCCACAATGGGTGAAACTGTAATAAGTGTAAAAATTATTCGTAATCGAGTGACTGG gaCGCCAGCAGGTTACTGCTTTGTTGAGTTCGCAGACCAGGCTGCTGCAGAGCGATGTCTTCTTAAGATTAATGGGAAAAAACTTCCAGGTGCTTCACCT CAGCCCAGAAGATTTAAACTTAACTATGCCACTTATGGAAAACAACCAGACAACAG TCCTGAATACTCACTGTTTGTTGGAGACCTTACGCCAGAAGTGGACGATGGAATGCTTTACGAATTTTTTGTTGAGAAGTACCCTACGTGTAGAGGAGGAAAAGTGGTTTTGGACAATCTGGGAAACTCCAA AGGTTATGGCTTTGTGAAGTTCTCTGATGAAACTGAACAGAAACGAGCACTTTCTGAGTGTCAAGGTGCAATTGGTGTCGGAGGGAAAGCTTTAAGGCTGAGTGTGGCAATACCAAAAAC CAATCGTGTAGTGAAGCCACCAGACTACAGTCAGACATATACCTACAACTATAACCAGTATTACCAGCCATACCAGAACTACTACACTCAGTGGGGGTATGATCAGTACACTGGGAGTTATAGCTACAGCTACCAACAGTATGGCTATACGCAAAGTACAATGCAG AATTATGAAGAAGTAGGAGATGATGCTTTGGAAG ATCCAGTTCCTCATTTGGATATCGATGAAGCAAATGCACAGTtcatggaacagagtgaggagtTCTATGATGCCTTAATGAATTGCCATTGGCAGCCGTTGGACAGTGTTGCATCTGACATCCCTGCTTCGGCCATAGCCTAG
- the LOC140453400 gene encoding tRNA selenocysteine 1-associated protein 1-like isoform X3, which produces MSRSLWMGDLENYMDENFISRAFATMGETVISVKIIRNRVTGTPAGYCFVEFADQAAAERCLLKINGKKLPGASPQPRRFKLNYATYGKQPDNSPEYSLFVGDLTPEVDDGMLYEFFVEKYPTCRGGKVVLDNLGNSKGYGFVKFSDETEQKRALSECQGAIGVGGKALRLSVAIPKTNRVVKPPDYSQTYTYNYNQYYQPYQNYYTQWGYDQYTGSYSYSYQQYGYTQSTMQNYEEVGDDALEVHHGNMPLPAQGFSFPGIFLQPGGWGGQSQGLLHDYNHQCCSMFC; this is translated from the exons ATGTCGCGGAGCCTGTGGATGGGTGAT TTGGAAAACTACATGGATGAAAATTTTATCTCAAGAGCATTTGCCACAATGGGTGAAACTGTAATAAGTGTAAAAATTATTCGTAATCGAGTGACTGG gaCGCCAGCAGGTTACTGCTTTGTTGAGTTCGCAGACCAGGCTGCTGCAGAGCGATGTCTTCTTAAGATTAATGGGAAAAAACTTCCAGGTGCTTCACCT CAGCCCAGAAGATTTAAACTTAACTATGCCACTTATGGAAAACAACCAGACAACAG TCCTGAATACTCACTGTTTGTTGGAGACCTTACGCCAGAAGTGGACGATGGAATGCTTTACGAATTTTTTGTTGAGAAGTACCCTACGTGTAGAGGAGGAAAAGTGGTTTTGGACAATCTGGGAAACTCCAA AGGTTATGGCTTTGTGAAGTTCTCTGATGAAACTGAACAGAAACGAGCACTTTCTGAGTGTCAAGGTGCAATTGGTGTCGGAGGGAAAGCTTTAAGGCTGAGTGTGGCAATACCAAAAAC CAATCGTGTAGTGAAGCCACCAGACTACAGTCAGACATATACCTACAACTATAACCAGTATTACCAGCCATACCAGAACTACTACACTCAGTGGGGGTATGATCAGTACACTGGGAGTTATAGCTACAGCTACCAACAGTATGGCTATACGCAAAGTACAATGCAG AATTATGAAGAAGTAGGAGATGATGCTTTGGAAG TGCATCATGGGAATATGCCTCTTCCTGCTCAAGGATTCTCCTTTCCGGGTATATTCCTTCAGCCAGGAGGATGGGGTGGACAGAGCCAAGGACTTCTCCACGACTACAATCACCAGTGCTGTTCCATGTTCTGCTGA